In Nerophis ophidion isolate RoL-2023_Sa linkage group LG02, RoL_Noph_v1.0, whole genome shotgun sequence, one DNA window encodes the following:
- the park7 gene encoding Parkinson disease protein 7 homolog — MAGKRALVILAKGAEEMETVISVDIMRRAGIAVTVAGLTGKDPVQCSRNVVICPDASLEDASKQGPYDVVVLPGGLPGATNLAESPAVSEVLKDQDGRKGLIAAICAGPTVLLAHGIGYGSTVTSYPAMKEKMMAGDHYKYSEARVQKDGHYITSRGPGTTFEFALAIVEELLGAEVASQVKSPLLMKD; from the exons ATGGCAGGAAAGAGAGCGTTGGTCATCTTGGCAAAGGGTGCAGAGGAGATGGAGACTGTCATTTCGGTGGACATCATGCGAAGAGCTGGG ATTGCAGTGACGGTGGCAGGGCTGACTGGGAAGGATCCTGTCCAGTGCAGCAGGAACGTCGTCATCTGTCCCGACGCAAGCTTGGAGGATGCAAGCAAACAG GGCCCGTATGATGTGGTGGTCCTTCCTGGGGGTTTGCCAGGGGCCACAAACTTGGCAGAG TCTCCCGCTGTCAGCGAAGTGCTCAAGGACCAAGATGGCAGGAAAGGCCTTATTGCAGCCATCTGTGCAG GTCCTACCGTTCTTCTGGCCCACGGGATTGGCTACGGCAGCACAGTGACCTCATATCCTGCTATGAAGGAGAAGATGATGGCTGGAG aTCACTATAAATATTCAGAGGCTCGAGTGCAGAAGGACGGACATTACATCACCAGCCGTGGGCCCGGAACCACTTTCGAATTTGCCCTGGCGATTGTAGAAGAACTTCTGGGAGCTGAGGTTGCCTCTCAAGTCAAGTCTCCGCTCCTTATGAAAGACTGA